Proteins from a single region of Deltaproteobacteria bacterium:
- the gltX gene encoding glutamate--tRNA ligase — protein MVVRTRFAPSPTGFLHIGGARTALFNWLYAKNRKGQFILRIEDTDYSRSNEESVNAILDGMHYLGLTWDEGPFFQSERLSIYRQYSERLVYQGKAYRCFCTKEELDAERTRLLKEGQKPMYNRRCLHAPPAGREEHVLRFKCPDEGETIVEDLVKGTVRFKNQELDDLVIVRSDGVPTYNFTVVVDDALMGITHVIRGDDHLNNTPRQIQIYHALGFAPPLFGHVPMILGSDRARLSKRHGALSVTAYRDAGYLPEAMTNYLVRLGWSFGDQEIFSVDELVEKFSTDNIGKSSGTFNPEKLLWVNHQHIINSPPERIARAVLPFFKQIGADPSKHPRYEYAVKTLQERSKTLAELAESGLFYFTEEIEIEEEGRKKLLKADMGPPLAYLVELLEDLDPFEEVGIAGCFEKVMERFLMKLGKIAQPARVALTGKRVSPGIYEVIWVLGKDVSVRRLRRAVDLIRLDSQNL, from the coding sequence ATGGTCGTGAGGACGAGGTTTGCACCAAGCCCCACCGGGTTTTTGCATATCGGTGGCGCGAGGACGGCCCTTTTTAACTGGCTATACGCAAAAAACAGGAAAGGGCAGTTCATCTTGAGAATCGAGGATACGGACTATTCGCGGTCGAACGAAGAGTCGGTAAACGCCATCCTCGACGGCATGCACTACCTTGGCCTCACCTGGGACGAAGGGCCCTTCTTTCAGTCGGAGAGGCTTTCCATTTACCGGCAATACAGCGAACGATTGGTCTATCAGGGAAAGGCATACCGGTGCTTTTGTACCAAGGAAGAGCTCGATGCTGAACGGACCAGGCTTTTAAAGGAGGGGCAGAAGCCGATGTACAACAGGCGGTGTCTCCATGCTCCACCCGCGGGGCGGGAAGAGCACGTTTTGCGCTTCAAATGCCCCGATGAGGGAGAAACGATCGTAGAGGACCTTGTCAAAGGGACGGTCCGGTTCAAGAACCAAGAGCTCGACGATCTCGTAATCGTGCGATCCGACGGGGTGCCCACGTACAACTTCACCGTGGTCGTGGACGACGCACTCATGGGGATAACGCACGTGATACGGGGGGACGACCACTTGAACAACACCCCCCGGCAGATACAGATCTACCATGCCCTGGGTTTTGCCCCTCCCCTCTTCGGCCACGTGCCGATGATCCTGGGGTCGGACAGAGCGAGGCTGAGCAAGAGGCACGGCGCACTGTCCGTCACCGCCTACCGGGACGCGGGATACCTCCCCGAAGCCATGACGAATTATCTCGTGAGACTCGGGTGGTCCTTCGGTGACCAGGAGATCTTTTCCGTCGATGAGCTCGTTGAGAAATTTTCAACCGATAACATCGGGAAATCTTCCGGAACCTTCAACCCCGAAAAGCTCCTCTGGGTCAACCACCAGCACATCATCAACTCTCCCCCGGAGAGGATCGCCCGCGCGGTTCTCCCCTTCTTCAAGCAGATCGGTGCCGACCCTTCGAAACACCCCCGATATGAGTACGCCGTAAAAACGCTCCAGGAGCGGTCCAAAACCCTAGCCGAACTGGCGGAGTCAGGGCTCTTCTACTTCACCGAGGAGATCGAGATAGAGGAAGAGGGGAGAAAAAAGCTTCTGAAGGCGGATATGGGCCCTCCCCTCGCATACCTGGTCGAACTTCTGGAAGATCTCGATCCCTTCGAAGAGGTTGGCATCGCAGGGTGCTTCGAAAAAGTGATGGAGCGCTTCTTGATGAAGCTGGGGAAAATCGCACAGCCCGCCCGGGTGGCCCTGACGGGAAAACGGGTGAGCCCGGGAATATACGAGGTCATATGGGTGCTCGGCAAAGATGTCTCCGTCAGGCGCCTCCGCAGGGCTGTTGACCTGATTCGGCTTGACTCGCAAAATCTATGA